Proteins encoded by one window of Blautia argi:
- the dapB gene encoding 4-hydroxy-tetrahydrodipicolinate reductase, translating into MVRIIMNGCNGHMGQVISRLVAEDKETEIVAGIDLADKGIHAYPVFTEISACDVQADVMIDFSSAKAVDNILDFCKAKKLPLVLCTTGLSEKQLEKVTETAKETAVLRSANMSLGINTLLKLLQEAAKVLAEAGFDMEIVERHHNLKIDAPSGTALALADSLNEAMDNQYHYVYDRSQKREKREQKEIGISAVRGGTIVGEHEVIFAGPDEVIEFKHTAYSKTVFAKGAVEAAKFLSGKPAGMYNMSHVING; encoded by the coding sequence ATGGTCAGAATTATTATGAATGGCTGCAACGGACATATGGGACAGGTGATTTCCCGGCTTGTGGCAGAGGATAAGGAAACAGAGATTGTAGCAGGAATTGATCTTGCAGATAAGGGAATCCATGCATATCCGGTATTCACAGAGATTTCAGCCTGCGATGTACAGGCAGATGTGATGATTGATTTTTCTTCTGCAAAGGCAGTGGATAATATTTTAGATTTCTGTAAGGCAAAAAAGCTTCCCCTGGTGCTTTGCACTACAGGACTTTCTGAGAAGCAGCTTGAAAAAGTTACAGAAACAGCAAAAGAAACAGCCGTTCTTCGCTCTGCAAACATGTCTTTAGGTATCAATACCCTGCTGAAGCTTTTGCAGGAGGCTGCAAAGGTGCTGGCAGAGGCTGGATTTGATATGGAAATTGTAGAACGTCATCATAATCTGAAAATAGATGCGCCAAGCGGAACCGCGCTGGCGCTGGCAGACAGTCTGAATGAGGCTATGGATAATCAGTATCATTATGTATACGACAGAAGCCAGAAAAGAGAAAAGAGAGAGCAGAAGGAAATCGGAATCTCAGCAGTCCGGGGCGGAACCATTGTAGGAGAACATGAGGTAATCTTTGCAGGTCCGGACGAGGTTATTGAGTTTAAGCATACCGCTTATTCTAAAACAGTGTTTGCCAAAGGTGCTGTAGAGGCTGCCAAATTCTTAAGTGGAAAGCCGGCAGGCATGTATAATATGAGCCATGTTATCAATGGCTGA
- a CDS encoding cob(I)yrinic acid a,c-diamide adenosyltransferase codes for MYEEKGLTQIYCGPGKGKTSVAIGQAIRAVGYGKRAIVIQFLKGRETSRLDYLSSMEPDVRLFRFEKKDKYYEDLTEEEKKEENENIRNGLNFAKKVLLTQESDMLILDEILGVQEFGIITEEEVISLIREKDDETELILTGNVVSEGVKNAADRVVSLEIVK; via the coding sequence ATGTATGAAGAAAAAGGATTAACGCAGATATACTGCGGCCCGGGGAAAGGGAAAACCAGTGTGGCAATCGGTCAGGCAATCAGAGCTGTAGGGTATGGAAAACGTGCCATTGTAATTCAGTTTTTGAAAGGAAGAGAAACGTCCAGACTGGATTATCTGTCTTCCATGGAACCGGACGTCCGTTTGTTCAGGTTTGAGAAAAAAGACAAATATTATGAAGATTTGACAGAAGAAGAGAAAAAAGAAGAAAACGAAAATATCCGCAATGGTCTGAATTTTGCGAAAAAGGTGCTTCTGACTCAGGAAAGCGATATGCTGATTCTGGACGAAATTCTGGGTGTCCAGGAGTTTGGAATTATCACTGAAGAGGAAGTTATTTCCCTGATTCGGGAAAAAGATGACGAAACAGAGCTGATACTAACTGGAAATGTGGTATCAGAGGGCGTAAAAAATGCCGCGGACAGAGTGGTTTCTCTGGAGATAGTCAAATAG
- the dapA gene encoding 4-hydroxy-tetrahydrodipicolinate synthase, producing the protein MSIFTGAGVAIVTPMKENGDINFEKLGEILEEQIAEGTDAVIICGTTGESSTMTHEEHLEAIKYTVEKVNKRIPVIAGTGSNCTETAIYLSKEAEQYGADGLLLVTPYYNKATQKGLIAHYTAVANAVKLPIIMYNVASRTGCNITPETAAYLAEHVENIVGIKEASGNIAQITQLAALTRGKLDIYSGNDDQIVPLLALGGKGVISVLSNVAPRYTHEIVAKFMDGDVKGSCEMQLNALPLIHALFSEVNPIPVKAAMNLMGKEVGPLRMPLTEMEDGHKEELKKAMDEFGLKLA; encoded by the coding sequence ATGTCTATTTTTACAGGTGCAGGTGTGGCGATTGTGACACCAATGAAAGAAAACGGAGATATCAATTTTGAAAAGCTGGGAGAAATTCTGGAAGAGCAGATTGCAGAAGGTACAGATGCCGTTATCATCTGCGGAACTACCGGCGAATCTTCCACCATGACCCATGAAGAGCATCTGGAAGCTATTAAATATACGGTAGAAAAGGTAAATAAGAGAATTCCGGTTATTGCAGGAACAGGCTCTAACTGCACAGAAACAGCTATTTATCTGTCCAAAGAGGCAGAACAGTATGGCGCAGACGGTCTGCTTCTGGTAACTCCTTATTACAATAAGGCAACACAGAAAGGTCTGATTGCCCATTATACAGCTGTGGCAAACGCAGTGAAGCTTCCGATTATCATGTACAATGTTGCCAGCAGAACAGGCTGCAATATTACTCCTGAAACAGCTGCATATCTTGCAGAGCATGTGGAGAACATTGTAGGTATCAAGGAAGCATCAGGAAACATTGCACAGATCACGCAGCTTGCAGCTCTTACCAGAGGAAAGCTGGATATTTACTCCGGAAATGATGATCAGATTGTGCCTCTTTTGGCGTTGGGCGGAAAAGGTGTTATTTCTGTACTTTCCAATGTAGCACCCAGATATACCCATGAAATTGTAGCAAAATTTATGGACGGAGATGTAAAGGGAAGCTGTGAAATGCAGTTAAATGCCCTTCCGCTCATACATGCACTTTTCTCAGAGGTAAACCCCATTCCCGTAAAAGCGGCAATGAACCTTATGGGAAAAGAAGTAGGACCTCTTAGAATGCCTCTTACAGAAATGGAAGACGGACACAAAGAGGAACTGAAAAAAGCCATGGATGAATTTGGTTTAAAGCTTGCGTAA
- the hpf gene encoding ribosome hibernation-promoting factor, HPF/YfiA family codes for MKFVISGKNIEVTQGLKNAVEDKLGKLERYFTSDTEVIVTLSVEKERQKIEVTIPVKGNIIRSEQVSSDMYVSIDLVEEIIERQLRKYKNKIIDKKQSAGFQPEFVEKDYEEDANEIKIIRTKKFGFKPMYPEDACVQMELLGHNFFVFLNAETEEVNVVYKRKGNTYGLIEPDFG; via the coding sequence ATGAAGTTTGTTATAAGCGGAAAAAATATTGAAGTGACACAGGGGCTGAAAAACGCAGTCGAAGATAAACTGGGAAAGCTGGAACGTTACTTTACCTCTGACACAGAAGTGATTGTTACACTGAGCGTAGAGAAAGAAAGACAGAAAATTGAGGTTACCATTCCTGTAAAAGGAAATATTATCCGCTCCGAACAGGTAAGCAGTGACATGTATGTTTCTATTGATTTAGTTGAAGAAATTATTGAAAGGCAGTTAAGAAAGTACAAAAATAAAATTATTGATAAAAAACAGAGTGCAGGCTTCCAGCCGGAATTTGTAGAAAAGGATTATGAAGAGGATGCCAACGAGATTAAGATTATCCGTACCAAAAAATTTGGCTTTAAGCCCATGTATCCGGAAGATGCCTGTGTGCAGATGGAACTTTTGGGACACAATTTCTTTGTCTTCCTTAATGCAGAAACAGAGGAAGTCAATGTGGTTTATAAGAGAAAGGGAAATACCTATGGTCTGATTGAACCGGATTTTGGCTGA